From Girardinichthys multiradiatus isolate DD_20200921_A chromosome 13, DD_fGirMul_XY1, whole genome shotgun sequence:
ggtcttaagtccctcctcatctttcttatggtcctctcttattttggacaggtggTGAATCAGATGGCGATCCCAAGTTCCAGTGTCCGCTCCAAGCATGTCAGGATTGTCGTCCATACTGGCCTTCACCTGTTGGGGTAGTCCTTtaaggacagcatctctgaaccagtctcgctgtgcccctcattagctgggttagttcctgtctgagtttgccacatggatttgcactggtccaggtattccctggggttaattttagggtcccattcaaacttAGGGATGCTGCGTATCCTGTTTACAGTGTATGCTGTTCTCAATGCATcacctagccagtggacatgctgggtgaagaggtcagaatccGGAGCTCCTGAGGTGTAAGCAGCATtctcaatctctctacatgtgtggtgtggcatgcaccgtcctgccactgctctataatctcccaatgctagcgtggtgcctgccgtcagggtgtctaaagtctggagccacactgctgctccttcagttatggggggcagtttgtcacagagagccgtaatgtcgcccagagagaaaggtttatacctacagggggctccagagccttgttgctttaaaaggggataattggtttttggggcataactaaagtcttctggtttagctgcagTTGTGCGGGGTAAATGTTCCCTTAACTGTCCAACTGTGTGACTGCGTATTGGGGATCCGTCCTCAGGATGGTTTTGCTGCGGATCTGCTGTGTCTTCTCCATTTTCCTGTGGCATGCTGTGCCTGCTTACCTGCACCTCTACAGTTggggtagaggtgtaacaaggtgtgggtgtgagaaaagaattgggacacaaaaccctatctggcctccaggatccacttagCATTAAAGCCACTGAACCTTCCAGATCAGTCCCTGCTCCTTGTAAGCCAGAGCCTGGGCCGGGTGCCCCGAATGGTTCCCGTGCCCCAGCCTCTGAAAGTAGAGTGGCCGGCTGGGAGGATGGCTGTGGAGGCGAGTAGAAGGGGTTTGTTTTACCCATGCCTCGCTGTTGCTGTTCTTGTCTTTCTGTTACCTCTCTGTCCTGAAATGCTCTCTTTTCTGCATCATAGAAGGAACCTGCAGCTACTGACATGGATGAGCTGGAACATCCGCTGAAAGATCCACCTTTATCAGCTGGAATGTCCAAGCCATGcactacaagtgttccattttctacttgcaatatggggtacaatccaccagggggTGGTGTGGGTGCACCAGTGAGTGAGCTGCATTGGGAGGAGGGTCTATATGGGGTAGGTGTGTTTGAGCCCATCCCCTGAGGTGATTTTGACCCCTCCTTCTTGTCTCCTTTTCCGGGTTTTTTCCGCTGCATTGTGTGAATTCCTCCTTGGTAAATCAAAAGTATGTCTGCCCAGAAGCGCTGTTCTTTTTCCAATTTATCTACGTTTGTCCGGTACTTACCTTTGGACCAAACAGTAGCTTCATTCAACTTACTTTGTGCTTCCTGTCTGTTTGTCTTCGctgtgttcagtttctttctaaaccaatcacctaaattCCACTTGTCCTTCAAAATAATTCCATCTGCCTTCAGCGTTTGTCTTACCTTTTTTTCGATGTTATTTTTAATCTTATTAGCTTCGTCCTTAGCTCTCGTTTGGAGAACTAGTGCTTGCATGTTAGTTAGTTGTGTGTTTAAATCTAACCACTTAGCACTGTGTTGTCCTTGTCAACACGCCTTTCATAAACAGCGATGGTGTGGCAGCTCTGTGCTGCTTAACccagtctcacacacacagacacagtcaGCGCTTGTGACAGTCACTCCCGtgtaatatcagcaaaaacagttaacattcacatttcttctaTAATCCGCAACACAGATATTTATATGTAGTACTTTGTGTTATATTTTACCCCAAGTAATCATCCAGCGTCAgtcgcacacacacattccagctCGTACTGTCTCAAATCAACACAACAGTCTGTGACAGACACTCGCACACAGGAAATGCACAAATATGTAGAAACAAGccactacaagccacttcaccctatattcaataaatgcattttattttccgtcaaataatcaaaaatccaaccgcatttttaattcagaacGAGTGTCCAATGATTTAAATTCGACTGCACTTCAAGTCGCTTGTGTAATTCCTCTGTATGTCCACTAGATGGGCCTCTAACCCTATAGAAGAGCCTCTAACTCTTTTCTGTGAGGACGTTTAACCTCtaattttttataaactttataGCTTGCCAACTATAGGACTTAAACCTAGCTTTTCTTATTAATTCGTCAATTAATAAGTTGGAACGCCACACCCAGCAATTAGGACTTTAACCTTGAAGGACTTTAACcttttatcagctttaaataaactttaaagctGCCTTATTTTGCTGACCCTGTCAGCAAATCTTATCTGACTCTATTTTAACACGTCCAGTTAGCGcacactcttttacagttttgcagagtaaaatgacattcagaatCAACTGACACctggttaatttagcctatacataaattcaatcggCAGAATTTAATACAATAGGCTCTACCTCACTTTTTGATGATTTATGGGCGCCCGGTGTCAGAAGATCCCGTCTTTCACAGTGTCTTTTTGTCCTCGTCGGgggtcaccaaattgttgaagaacctctttaaagaggccttctgcgtgttcgtttattcaccataacctggaggaattcacaacacattagaataaatcacacggagacagctgtatgcaATTCAAAATACCTGGACCTAAGTCAAGAATCCAGCTAAACCaattcaagatttttttttatatttgttctcCTCTGTTCCTCAGTTATTCCATTCAAACATATTGTAATCATATCTTGTGCCAGCAGGTGACAATAATGTTGATATCAGCTATACCAGAATTGAAAGAAGGAGATCCCAAGCATGGCTAAAGCAGTTCCTGGCTAAAGTTTCTCCCTAACAAAATGATAGTAGCATGTGTTTTCATTGACACAGTAAACACTTTCCTCTTGATCATTTAGAgtttgaaattgaatttttgTTGAGGTCCTTAATACTATTAGTGAGAGTTGGCTTGTGCAAAGTGGGCCTATACATAATCATTTTAGTGATCTCCATATATTCAGTCTACACCCATgcaacacacatggaattaactATTAATTAACTATTAACTATTTGATGTTGggaagtgtttttttattcttgttttactAACCAAAAACGTTGCTGGTTTGAGGTTGGGAGGTGCCAACAGAAAAGGAAATCTATGTTTTCCTGAATATCCGGGTTGGTGTGTGCAAGGGCAGCAGTTTagcacaaaattatttataccactggcagatttagattttaagtAATCTTTTTATGTTTCCAACAAGTTTCTTCTGAGTGGAAGTAACATTATTTTGGAAGTAACCCAGCCAAGGTTCCACTTTGAGTCTGATTGTGGAGGGAGTTAAAGATTGTGGTTAAGCTCATTACCACCCGTGGGGGCTCTTGCATTAACTGTGCCCTTGGGCGAGTCCCTTCTTCTGCTGCCCCTTAACTAATCAAAATGCAGGTAATCATCACAATTCTTGGGATGGAATAAAATGCAGTATACAGAGCAAATTATGGTCTCCCTATTTACAGTATCAAGCAGAGGGACAAAAGAGaaagatatttattttaccATATAGGAAATGCAAAACGCTACTTAGCAATGTCAAGAGAGATTTTATTGCTTTACAATAATTGTAAAGGGTAGAAATGAATTAAAACTAATCAAAGGGtgcaaacatttttcattgagtaaaatgttttgttatattATCTTTTTAGAGGTGCTAGTCTGATCTGTTTCTGTCAAAAACAACCTTTTCGgttcaataaaaatactttttcatctAAAACTGCCatggatatgaataattttggtctTCATTGTCATTCTTTTCATCTTATGAATTCCTACAGTTTTGATTTGAATTCTTGGATAAACATCAAATATCTGTTTAGTGAACATTATGATAAGGTCCAATAAGCTATCAGctgtaaacattttaacaatgttactgttggaataattgaataaagatttgtcttatattttctcctattttttaacataactatttgatcttataatcattcgagatgtgtgtgagtaaatgatctgatgagttgtctgctggcaaagatcataaatggagctgagctagcagagaaggaagcagtccagttgaggaggtcataaagatgaaggctgattacactgaacaaaaggcgCAACTGACCCTAGAAGCTGAAAgaggactgtggaaatgtgttgttaatggataaagctgtctatgacctgtttacgatgcagctgttgttttcccatcctttagagattaatatttttgtaaactagggacccccaaaagacaataaaaagaggaagcggttggatgggtttcagagcggttgggagacttgtaactgaacacatctctgattgtctctcctcgcaaagcgagtaaaataactaatactttgtctctctcttctttttgtgatgttataaatattgttaggttggttaaacctgataGTTACCTTCTCTTTAAATAACCAATAActaatgtaataaaatgttcCTTCTATAACAGAAGACCTGTTtaagcaaatatttttcttaccCTGTTTGAACAAGCTGCACCCCTCCCTTTCAAATGACACCGAACCTGTTTCAGAAAACCAACACATTAAATATTGCAATAAACCTGTTACAAAGTCCAACAGTTTCTGAGATAGTCTTGTCATTATTTCAATGCTTTCCAAAACACAACTGCATCTCAAATGGATTCGCTCTGATACCAGGTAAGCCAAATATAatcacataaatattttaatggtaTAAAGattctttattttgtaaaatttagttttttgtggTCATTTGTCTTGATGTTAAGCCTGACTTATCAATTGAACATGCATCGAATAAGCTCTCCTAAACAATTCACTCGTCTTTTTCACCTTATTGTTTattggtttgatttttttcccatCCAGGATGTCGTTTCAGTTCAAAATGTTGATTTTCCTGCTGGCTGTGACAACAGTTATTGTGATTTTGATGTCAATTTATACTGACTGGTTTCGGCTTATGCCAAATTCGTGTAAGTGTGAGAGATGCTTTTCAGAAGAAGATGTGATTCTCAGTCATTATCTTAACCGTTCTATTGAACCCTTTTTGTCGGCAACGACCAACCTACCTGAGGAGGCCTTCAATTGGTGGCTGGTAAGCTGTCCCTTTATTCTTTCaaaatcttttacatttttgagtGGTGTTCTTCTCTTGAGCTGTTAAAAACTGATCTAACTGTCTGTGTTTAATTGTATTTGACAGCACCTACAAAGTAACAGACAAAACTTCAGCTACTATAAAGCAACAATTGACAAATTGTTTAAGATATTCCCATCCAGTCCTGTTCTTGAAAAACCGAGCACTGATGGTTGCAGAACTTGTGCAATTGTGGGAAATTCTGTAAATTTGAAAGGATCACATTACGGACCCCTGATAGATTTCCAAGATGTCATTATaaggtaaaaaacattaaataaaaataagtaattTTGACTTTACAACTTTGGAAAGCACacaaaccaaaatccaaaccccccaaatctttctttctgtttagaATAAACTATGGTCAAGTCAAAGGCTATGAAGAAGATGTTGGGACTAGAACAACTCATCGTGTCATGTATCCAGAGAGTGGCTCGACTTTAGATAACACTACTCATCTTGTACTGTTTGCATTCAAGATAAAAGATCTTGAGTGGCTCATCAAGTCCTTTCCAACCGGGATTTCTGGAAAGtgagttttattttcatgtttcatCCTTATATGTTTTAAGGCttcatgcattaaatagggccTAGGGGCGGAGGGGCAGTTTATAAATGTTTCTGGTAGTTAAACTTAGCATATTTATAATGTCTTCTCGTCATCATTTTAGGGAAGCAGAAAGCAGCAATTCCCCACAATAAAAATGATAATGCTGTGCTTCCATTATGCACAGATAACTAATGTGCAtcataaagtatctttgaattgaatttgaattgaattgaattgaattatttttcaaactgttagaatttttttttcggcagagtagtgctcagaattgttgtctgagtgctaagaagaagcccaacagatttactttcacaagtggagcgttacagctaacgctttaatgctctgcttgatatttataaaataaactttattaaaaactaatttgggattatttcaattgtttggatacagacacagaaaataaaatgaaaaaataacagaGAAAGGTGGGGCAATTTGCTTTATTActgaaaagtgcacggtacttttAAATGCAAGGTGTAATTattggtaaatgcggctcaaaattcaacatttgagtatctgttaacacctgaatctaaacacttgTGAGTCTGAgcgtgagcgcgcttgtgtatacaagctGTTTCCAGAAAAACATGTAatagagtgtgaggagccacagacttgTCCTCCTGGACCTTGGACAGATAGGGGTAGGGTtagacatatcactccccaagcagaggcctgacagagcccaggAGTCCAGGCCTTGGCCAGCAGCCACCAGGGGTAAGCCGGCACAAaacaaagcacccagccccggacaccgaaaACCACAAGTACaacagcgggcagagacaccaaccactggcaggtaatgtggcggggaggaaataggcctcACATTTGaaggggggcctaaactgatctaggagagggagcagtccaagaccttacctgacacaaaaaacaggcacacacagtcacaatcacacattcccttcCTCATgagtacacataaaaacacccaAGCACCCAATTTAAaggcaaacaacaatggacgtcgtacactcattCAAACTCCCCATACTTTATACTGCCGTGCCAATACCCCATAGGGGGAACctgcccctggacccaggaggtggtccccttccctctgggggtggagacaggcagaccgccccagcaccagcccagactggTGGAGGCACCGCCCGACCTGAGTGACCACGTCCCGGTCCCCAACCCCCCGCCCCTATCGcactccccaacaacccccatcctcatccggagagggggccatgtacgaaagaggggtctacctggtccaaagGAGCcggccaaccagagccgccacaggatgaaacagtcccaacccccaaataaattctgatctcaaccccatgagccccccagtGCCCACAGGCGACctccaaccaggacacagatatcgaacacatgcccccaaacccaaatgccatgaatccccttCCCACAGGGGCACAGCCCCACAGGTTTGCTCCAACCCCGAAAAGACAACAAAACcccacccacacagcgcaagctctacacactccaagcacccccgccacatcctgccccccaccacacacCGTGCAGTGACATCTAGTCAAGGGCCCCATGCAACGCCAACCCAGCCTTTACCCACAGGTGCAACGGGGCACACATCACTGAGCACCGTGCCCACCACTGAACCCCCGACACCACACAAATACGGGACAAATTtacccggcaagaggtccccagCCAACGGCAATCACCCTTATGCGGGCCCGCCGCCCTGATCCCCCCCAGACGCAacagcacaccgccaagcccgGCCAATCATCCGGCCAGTGCCTGCAACCCAGCCCCCAGCCCATCAGagcaggccaagcacaacctaTCAGCCTCCCCAGTGCAGGCACAACACATATTCCACCACCCCACTCATCTGACCACCAACCGCAGCCCGGCGCCAGGCCAGGGGCCAGAGCCACAGACAGAAGCACAGCCCCTCAATTGAAGTGAAGCTATATCCCAATCAACGGTGCACACTGCCTGGCCAAGACCCCCTCGCCGGAGCCTGGTGCCCCCCCAAATGACAGACCCGGCACCAAAGCCAGGGATCGAGATCCAATCGATCCCAAGAGAGCTGAAACACCAGTCCCAGCACCCGACAACCCCTGAAGACTCAAACCCCAACCCAGGTCCCAACCAGAAGGCTCGCTCCCTCTCCCAGCCTCTGATCCCAGATGGCAAACAGGAAACGGGGCTGTGAAAAGACCCCGAGCCTACCTCCGCccactcaaatgtggtgttgatgcatgttgttgtagtgtgcatttaaaaggaaaaacaggtgGGGAAGAGTATCTGACACTCCATTGAGCATGCCCACCCCCAAGGATCTACATGTTAATGTCATGAAGatgttataagtgagagtgtctaagttatacaataaaattggggccCTGGCTGCCATGATCAACCCGcgccccaaggccctacatgagtgGTAAAGTGATGGAGTGGGCGGAGGGAGGGGTGCAGGGATGGAAGGACTTGGGGGCAAAATGCTAATGGGCTGAACCCAATAGGCACCCCTTTCACTGAGTTCCAACAAAGGAGGGAAACATAGGCACATCCACTGGGCCAAAGGCTATGGACAGGCAGTGGGTCCCAAGGACCAACCATAAACTGGGACCAACACCACCAGCCCCCCCCCAAAACGGCCCAAACCCTGATCCCCAGCTCCGACACCCAGTCCCCCGCCCGAAGAAGCCACTGACCCCCAACAAAAAGAAGCCAACAATAACCAAGACAAGCAAACCTCACCTCAGTATAAAGCCAAGAAGCCCAATGCAACTGCCAAGCCCAGCAACGCCCTACAACACCCATACTCGGCGGCCAGAGCCACTACGCAATGGACCACTGCCCCAACACCACAGCATTCCATACAGCAGAGGACAGAACGCACCAAAGAGCACCCATAGCAAAAGCCGTGCATAAAGCCCACACTGTGCAAATGCGCCCCCCTCCAGCCCTCCAAAAATAAAGCCCCTCCATGAAAATGCACCCCCACAAAAAGaagacccacagcatccagACCAGAGAACATACCTGACACCCATACCCTAGCCAGAAGCAGCACCGCGAGAAAACCCACACTGAAGTCCACAAAAAGGCAGAAAGCCCACAGTGCCAAAATCAAAACCCATCAAGAAGCTGAGACCAGTCCACCCCAAGATCAACCCCGGCCAGCCCACCCACCCAAACCACGCAGACCCATCCAACCCCCCTCCCCCAGACAGAATCGGAACCGGCATCAGGAACCGGAACCAGAACAGGGAACCAGAATCCGAACCGGAACTACCCAGATCCAATTGATGCTTATCCCCACCGAAGGCCAACAACCCACCTCCACCCCAGAAGGAAAACTACACCCATCCCAACATTCTAACAACTCCcagaacacataagacattAGAAACCCAGGTTTAGATTcgccccaccccctcccacagACCCTCCGCCCCACCAGCAGAATGGACTCCTTGAAGGAGAGatcacctgcaatgagatggtaccTACCTGCCAGTTTAGGAGGCCCCTAAGCCCACCGATGCACCAAAGGCCCCTGTCCAAAAAAACCCGTTGACGTACCCGCCAGGACCCCCATCCCCCTAGGCCCAGTCAGGACTtttttttgagaaatatttCTTGTGACTTTAACAGTAAATCTTCCCAGCATTGTCCTTCTATGCATCTGCTTTATTAGCTTAATagagattagtggagcataagaattaaaagctgcttctctatgtttggttctggttctgggtatgcagagtagatttgagccagaaggcctgagaggtctgggtggttgatacactgacaagaaGTCTGTAATGTAATTTAGtcctaagccattcagtgatttatggactaacagaagtattttaaagtctattctttgagacacagggagccagtgtaaggactttagaatcggggtgatgtgctccactttctttgttttagtgtggacacgggcagcagcgttctggatcaactgcagttgtcttattgactttttaggcagacctgtgaagacaccgttgcagtaatcaattctactaaagatgaacgcatgaattagtttttcaaggtcctgctgagacattagtcctttaatcctggagatgttctttaggtgacagaaggctgaccttgttactatctttatgtgccTCAGAAGGTTCAGGtcagagtccatcactacacctagatttcgagcctgattggtAGTTTCTAGACGTATtgactgaagctgtgtgctaacttttaaacgctcttccttttgtccaaagattattacttcagttttgttttgattccgctgaagaaaattttggcacatcTATGcaatgatttcttctaagcatttacttagcacttgaatgggttcatagtcacctggtgacattgtaacgtatagctgtgtttcgtctgcatagttatgagaACCTACGTTGTTGTTTATCAAAATCTGAGtaagggggagcatgtagatattgaatagaaggggccctaagatggaccct
This genomic window contains:
- the LOC124879683 gene encoding CMP-N-acetylneuraminate-beta-galactosamide-alpha-2,3-sialyltransferase 1-like; its protein translation is MLSKTQLHLKWIRSDTRMSFQFKMLIFLLAVTTVIVILMSIYTDWFRLMPNSCKCERCFSEEDVILSHYLNRSIEPFLSATTNLPEEAFNWWLHLQSNRQNFSYYKATIDKLFKIFPSSPVLEKPSTDGCRTCAIVGNSVNLKGSHYGPLIDFQDVIIRINYGQVKGYEEDVGTRTTHRVMYPESGSTLDNTTHLVLFAFKIKDLEWLIKSFPTGISGKPVKHRANKNLVMILNPAFMKYVHQIWLDKKGRYPSSGFMTLILALHICDEVHVFGFGADRNGSWSHYWEPPKKKSFRTGPHPGQQESAMMHKLADEKTIKFYEGV